A stretch of the Aminipila terrae genome encodes the following:
- a CDS encoding dynamin family protein, protein MSNSIIDIVKQAETLLGTSEICKEEQSRVKELHHRLESQDITVSVIGQFKRGKSTLVNAILEEKILPVGIVPVTSVVTRIQYGEKSAAVHFDNGIIKPIKIEELSEYINEQENPGNKLCVSSVTLHTTSPFLKEGLTFVDTPGVGSAHKHNSDAAYAFVKESDAVIFMLSVDSPINEIEIDFLRNAKEYAAKFYFAVNKIDNVEEDELPAYMEYCRKLLCSLMEVDSIMLFPVSAKYGNGLEALKSKIQEDCKTSVKEILEESVERKLKDILSSARVRLDLYWNALKMPAGRLDSSFNQMKTCLAELESKSQEIASELNMETSNDKYVEISNRLEIELNQMRKVLSSSVSQLFGIEYHYELTELNITENYKFDHSEDNIESLKNRFLSQTKQLCDELDSTLNLILMYREKNTITVARRIEDLNILNRQLRKLKSLLH, encoded by the coding sequence ATGAGTAACTCAATTATAGATATAGTAAAGCAGGCCGAAACCTTATTAGGTACATCTGAAATATGCAAAGAAGAACAGTCCAGGGTTAAGGAACTTCACCACAGGCTGGAGTCACAGGACATAACGGTTTCTGTAATAGGCCAGTTTAAGAGAGGAAAAAGCACTCTGGTAAATGCAATTTTAGAAGAAAAAATCCTGCCCGTGGGAATTGTTCCTGTAACTTCAGTGGTAACCAGGATTCAATATGGAGAAAAGTCAGCAGCTGTACATTTTGACAATGGTATAATCAAACCCATTAAGATTGAAGAACTATCTGAATATATAAATGAACAGGAAAATCCGGGAAATAAGCTTTGTGTTTCATCTGTGACACTGCACACCACCTCCCCCTTTCTAAAAGAAGGATTGACTTTTGTGGACACTCCGGGGGTAGGCTCTGCTCATAAACATAATTCGGATGCTGCATACGCATTTGTAAAAGAAAGTGATGCGGTGATCTTTATGCTTTCAGTAGATAGCCCTATTAATGAAATAGAAATTGATTTTCTCAGAAACGCAAAAGAGTATGCCGCTAAATTTTATTTTGCTGTAAATAAAATTGATAATGTGGAAGAAGATGAGTTGCCAGCCTATATGGAATATTGCAGAAAACTTCTCTGCAGTCTGATGGAAGTGGACAGCATCATGCTATTCCCTGTAAGTGCCAAATATGGCAACGGACTGGAAGCATTAAAAAGCAAAATCCAGGAGGATTGCAAAACATCTGTAAAAGAAATTCTTGAAGAATCAGTGGAACGAAAGCTCAAAGATATACTCAGTTCCGCCAGGGTAAGACTGGATTTGTACTGGAATGCATTAAAAATGCCTGCGGGCAGACTGGATAGCAGTTTTAATCAAATGAAAACATGCCTGGCTGAGTTAGAAAGTAAAAGCCAGGAAATTGCTTCTGAACTTAATATGGAAACAAGCAATGATAAATATGTTGAGATATCCAATAGGTTAGAAATAGAATTAAATCAGATGAGAAAAGTATTATCCTCTTCGGTATCGCAACTTTTTGGAATAGAATATCATTACGAGCTTACAGAACTGAATATCACTGAAAACTATAAATTTGATCATTCAGAGGATAATATAGAAAGCCTTAAAAATAGATTTTTAAGCCAGACAAAACAGCTTTGTGATGAACTGGATAGTACGTTGAATTTAATTCTCATGTACAGAGAGAAAAATACCATTACAGTAGCACGAAGAATCGAGGATTTAAATATCCTGAACAGGCAGTTAAGAAAGCTAAAATCGTTATTGCATTAA
- a CDS encoding sensor histidine kinase, whose translation MTCSKSYYKKDGTPGGVVCADVILNKLVQSIVDFRIGNSGFAFVIDENGGVIYHPDMLDIKGKMGDTFQTKYTENYKGSSIRKQILKEMQQKDSGLVSFNEDGKKKAIVFEKLDTIDWIIGIEIDKEEYSVGKEYLTIGVWASIIILLLLMIFLGSVLSKRISAPILQLTEDVKKMDEGNLIPLSVKSQDEIGMLAKAFNNMSEKISEYTGELIYSKNQLESVFNSIDDTMMILDMDYQIKKSNKIIIGQSEKEPCYKAVRRQDTPCKNCPVRETIKHLYQHKSEVACNEDIFQVASYPVFDESNQLKEIVVFEKSVTNQKIMEKELFQTEKMAVIGQMVAGVTHELKSPLSVIKGASFLLKNGVEGEEQEEVIDEIDANITRAEKIVYNMLDFSKSSWGEDKVHDSRKLIDQIYMLVRQECVRKGINVYIKTEDEPVTIFGNSDSFKNMFLNIITNAMEAMDKGGSLNITASYIDENRTCLNFKNTGERILEENLGKIFEPFFTTKERGTGLGLWLVYKEVIRNKGSIKVKNMADGVDVELILPSKPLED comes from the coding sequence ATTACCTGTTCCAAATCCTATTATAAAAAAGACGGAACACCAGGAGGAGTTGTTTGCGCAGATGTGATTCTTAATAAACTGGTACAGTCAATTGTTGATTTTCGCATAGGTAATAGTGGATTTGCATTTGTTATAGATGAAAACGGTGGCGTGATTTATCACCCGGACATGCTGGATATAAAAGGGAAAATGGGAGACACCTTCCAGACAAAATATACAGAGAATTACAAGGGAAGTTCCATAAGAAAACAGATTTTAAAAGAAATGCAGCAAAAGGATTCAGGACTGGTAAGCTTTAATGAAGATGGAAAGAAAAAAGCTATTGTATTTGAAAAACTGGATACAATCGACTGGATTATCGGTATAGAAATAGACAAGGAGGAATACTCCGTAGGGAAAGAGTATCTAACTATTGGTGTATGGGCCTCCATAATTATCCTGTTACTTCTGATGATATTTCTTGGATCAGTGCTATCAAAGAGAATCAGTGCACCCATACTGCAGCTGACAGAAGATGTAAAGAAAATGGATGAAGGTAATCTGATTCCACTGTCTGTAAAATCCCAGGATGAAATAGGTATGCTGGCAAAAGCTTTCAATAATATGAGTGAAAAAATCAGTGAGTATACAGGAGAACTGATTTACAGCAAAAATCAATTAGAATCTGTCTTTAACAGTATTGATGATACCATGATGATTCTGGATATGGATTATCAGATTAAAAAAAGTAATAAAATCATAATAGGACAATCTGAAAAAGAGCCATGTTATAAAGCTGTCAGGAGGCAGGATACCCCTTGTAAAAACTGTCCTGTACGAGAAACAATAAAACACCTGTATCAGCATAAATCGGAAGTGGCATGCAATGAGGATATCTTTCAGGTGGCCAGCTATCCTGTGTTTGATGAATCCAATCAACTAAAAGAAATTGTAGTATTTGAAAAAAGTGTTACAAATCAGAAAATAATGGAGAAAGAGTTGTTTCAGACAGAGAAAATGGCTGTAATCGGGCAAATGGTTGCGGGAGTAACTCACGAACTGAAAAGTCCTCTGTCTGTGATAAAAGGGGCTTCTTTTTTACTGAAAAATGGGGTAGAAGGAGAGGAACAGGAAGAAGTAATTGATGAAATAGACGCAAACATTACAAGAGCAGAAAAGATTGTATATAATATGCTGGACTTTTCAAAATCCTCCTGGGGTGAAGATAAAGTTCACGACAGCAGAAAATTAATTGATCAGATTTATATGCTGGTAAGGCAGGAGTGTGTGAGAAAAGGAATAAATGTATATATAAAGACAGAAGATGAACCTGTTACAATTTTTGGTAACAGTGATTCTTTTAAAAATATGTTCCTGAATATTATTACAAACGCCATGGAGGCTATGGACAAAGGTGGCAGTCTGAATATAACTGCCAGTTATATAGACGAGAACCGAACTTGTTTGAATTTTAAAAACACCGGAGAGAGAATACTGGAAGAGAACCTTGGAAAGATATTTGAACCTTTTTTTACAACAAAAGAAAGAGGAACAGGACTGGGGCTCTGGTTGGTCTATAAAGAAGTCATAAGAAATAAAGGAAGTATAAAGGTGAAAAATATGGCAGATGGAGTTGATGTGGAACTCATTTTGCCTTCTAAGCCTTTGGAAGATTAA
- a CDS encoding sigma-54-dependent transcriptional regulator: protein MYRILMIDDDKSFLKIYSKIIASNGYYVQAKSDIWEAMALLEKESFNIVILDVVMPQMNGVDLLKKIKEKNSEQLVMMLTGEGSIAGAVESMENGAYTYMIKPFEIDQLILNIKKAEEFLKLNDENVKLRTQLNDMTRNIAVVGNYEAMDSLKKQIKQIAPTNSSVLITGESGTGKEIIANLLHYNSDRREGPLIKVNCSALAENILESELFGHEKGAFTGAIATKKGRFEMATGGTLFLDEIGDMPYALQSKLLRVLQEKEIERVGGTKTIKVDFRLICATNKNLEEEITKNRFREDLYFRINVVPLTTTPLRERKDDILPIMEYYLDYYADEMSKSKVKISDQAKRVLTGYSWRGNVRELKNMAERLIVFSSGEDIQEYMLPKEVRQPVKVLQEEENSSESINLRTARNQFEKQFITEMLIKNNGNITATAEQIGIARKNLQAKIKLLKVDKAELKNEV from the coding sequence ATGTATAGAATATTAATGATAGACGATGATAAAAGTTTTTTGAAAATATATTCAAAGATTATTGCCAGCAACGGATATTATGTTCAGGCTAAGTCAGATATATGGGAAGCCATGGCTTTATTGGAAAAAGAAAGTTTTAATATTGTCATTCTGGATGTGGTCATGCCTCAAATGAATGGGGTAGATCTGCTGAAAAAAATAAAGGAGAAAAACTCTGAACAGCTGGTCATGATGCTCACTGGAGAAGGGTCTATTGCCGGAGCGGTAGAATCTATGGAGAATGGTGCCTATACTTATATGATAAAACCATTTGAAATAGACCAGCTGATTTTAAATATAAAAAAGGCAGAAGAGTTTTTAAAACTGAATGATGAGAACGTAAAGTTAAGAACACAGCTGAATGATATGACACGGAATATTGCAGTAGTAGGAAACTATGAAGCCATGGATTCTTTAAAAAAACAAATAAAGCAGATTGCACCTACAAATTCTAGTGTACTTATCACTGGAGAGAGTGGTACGGGAAAAGAAATTATTGCAAATCTGCTGCATTATAACAGTGATCGGCGAGAGGGTCCGCTAATTAAAGTAAATTGCTCAGCATTAGCAGAAAACATATTGGAGAGTGAATTATTCGGCCATGAGAAAGGTGCTTTTACAGGGGCCATAGCCACCAAAAAGGGACGCTTTGAAATGGCTACAGGAGGAACCTTATTTCTGGATGAAATCGGGGATATGCCCTATGCCCTTCAAAGTAAACTTTTGCGTGTATTGCAGGAAAAAGAAATCGAACGAGTGGGAGGAACCAAAACAATAAAGGTGGATTTCAGATTAATTTGTGCCACCAATAAAAATTTAGAGGAAGAGATAACAAAGAATCGTTTTAGGGAAGACCTTTATTTCAGAATCAATGTGGTTCCTCTGACCACGACTCCACTAAGGGAAAGAAAGGATGACATTCTTCCCATCATGGAATATTATCTGGATTACTATGCGGATGAAATGAGCAAGAGCAAGGTGAAAATCAGTGACCAGGCAAAACGGGTCCTTACGGGCTATTCCTGGCGGGGAAACGTAAGAGAACTGAAAAATATGGCAGAAAGATTAATTGTATTTTCCAGTGGGGAGGATATTCAGGAATATATGCTTCCCAAAGAGGTAAGGCAACCAGTAAAAGTGCTGCAGGAAGAAGAAAATAGTTCTGAAAGTATAAATTTAAGAACTGCACGAAATCAATTTGAAAAACAGTTTATTACAGAAATGCTTATTAAGAATAATGGAAATATAACGGCTACTGCTGAACAGATTGGTATAGCCAGAAAAAATCTTCAGGCCAAAATAAAACTGCTGAAGGTAGACAAAGCAGAATTGAAAAATGAAGTGTAA
- a CDS encoding amino acid permease, whose amino-acid sequence MAYLVAMVAMLFTATSYGRMAGAFPVAGSTYSYTQKGINHHLGFFAGWAIYLDYVLVPLIVFITGALYANAAVPEVPYFVWVLIIAGVVTVVNCIGVQMAAKTNLVLVAVMGLLC is encoded by the coding sequence ATGGCTTATCTGGTTGCCATGGTTGCCATGCTTTTTACGGCTACAAGTTATGGCAGAATGGCAGGAGCTTTTCCTGTGGCTGGCTCCACCTATTCTTATACTCAGAAGGGCATTAATCACCACTTAGGGTTCTTTGCAGGATGGGCAATCTATCTGGATTATGTACTGGTACCCCTCATTGTATTTATTACAGGGGCTCTTTATGCCAATGCTGCTGTACCGGAGGTACCGTATTTTGTATGGGTATTAATCATAGCCGGTGTAGTAACTGTAGTTAACTGTATTGGTGTTCAGATGGCTGCCAAGACAAACCTGGTTCTTGTGGCAGTTATGGGGCTATTGTGCTGA